The following proteins are co-located in the Granulicella pectinivorans genome:
- a CDS encoding slipin family protein: MGMFPFVVAAAIVVLYIVNSIKILKEYERAVVFRLGHVRKDASGPGVILVFRPLDQIVRVSLRQEAMEVPAQDVITRDNVTLKVNAVVTLRVIDPVKAVIEVSNYVYQTSQFSQTTLRSVLGEVNLDQLLAHREQLNQRIQTIIDGHTAPFGVKVVSVEVKQVDMPESMLRAMAKEAEAERERRSKVIHAQGEYDASTKLVEAAALMATQPMTLQLRYLQTLTEIGVEKNTTIIFPLPMELMNLLNKTMSDKPTIKLEE, translated from the coding sequence ATGGGTATGTTCCCGTTTGTCGTGGCTGCGGCGATCGTCGTCTTGTACATCGTCAACTCGATCAAGATTTTGAAGGAATATGAGCGTGCGGTGGTGTTTCGGCTGGGCCATGTGCGCAAGGATGCGTCGGGGCCGGGCGTGATTCTGGTGTTTCGTCCGCTGGACCAGATTGTGCGGGTAAGCCTGCGGCAGGAGGCGATGGAGGTTCCTGCGCAGGATGTGATCACGCGCGACAACGTGACGCTGAAGGTAAATGCGGTGGTGACGCTGCGGGTGATCGACCCGGTGAAGGCCGTGATCGAGGTTTCTAACTACGTGTACCAGACCAGCCAGTTCTCACAGACGACGCTCCGGAGCGTGCTGGGTGAGGTGAACCTGGACCAGTTGCTGGCGCACCGGGAGCAGTTGAACCAGAGGATTCAGACGATTATCGATGGGCACACGGCGCCGTTTGGGGTGAAGGTGGTGTCGGTGGAAGTGAAGCAGGTGGACATGCCGGAGAGCATGCTGCGGGCGATGGCGAAGGAGGCCGAGGCGGAGCGGGAGCGGAGGTCGAAGGTGATTCACGCGCAGGGTGAGTATGACGCGTCGACCAAGCTGGTAGAGGCGGCGGCGCTGATGGCGACGCAGCCGATGACGCTGCAACTGCGTTACCTGCAGACGCTGACGGAGATTGGCGTCGAGAAGAATACGACGATCATCTTTCCGTTGCCGATGGAGTTGATGAATCTGCTGAACAAGACGATGAGCGATAAGCCGACGATCAAGCTGGAGGAGTAG
- a CDS encoding NfeD family protein, with translation MGRTRCLWLLMMLFVGQAFAQGPVVVRLTLHDTIQPVTADYLRRGLHEADRMQARAVLLSLGTPGGLLSSTREMVQAIEQSPVPVIVYIAPAGSRAGSAGFFILESADVAAMAPGTNAGAAHPIVEGKTMDPVLKEKVENDAAAFLRSYTEVRGRNVAAAEDAVRHSKSYSEQEALKLHLVDVVANDDASLLAALDGREITRFNGTKVVLRLKGVPIVPVVPSMRERLLGSLTNPDVAVFLLVIGGLLIYLEFNVPGTVVPGALGTLLFLLGVFGLNLLPVRHTAVLLLVAAFCLMALEFKFASHGVLAAAGVGALMFGLATLVDGPIDALRVHTGTAIGAGLGFGAISFGLAWVAMQARKNKILTGAQAMVGQLAVVMNASGQVEVRGELWAARAGRELVVGETVRVTGVDGLVLVVEAS, from the coding sequence ATGGGGCGCACGCGGTGTTTGTGGCTGCTGATGATGTTGTTCGTGGGGCAGGCTTTTGCGCAGGGTCCGGTGGTGGTGCGGCTTACGCTGCATGACACGATTCAGCCGGTGACGGCGGATTATCTGCGACGCGGGCTGCACGAGGCGGACCGGATGCAGGCGCGGGCAGTGCTGCTTTCGCTGGGAACTCCGGGCGGGCTGCTGAGTTCGACGCGGGAGATGGTGCAGGCGATCGAACAGTCCCCGGTGCCGGTAATTGTGTATATCGCGCCGGCGGGGAGCAGGGCTGGGTCGGCGGGATTCTTCATCCTGGAGTCCGCGGATGTGGCGGCGATGGCTCCGGGGACGAATGCAGGGGCGGCGCATCCGATCGTGGAAGGCAAGACGATGGACCCGGTCCTGAAGGAGAAGGTGGAGAACGATGCGGCGGCGTTTCTGCGGTCGTATACGGAGGTTCGGGGGAGGAACGTCGCGGCGGCGGAAGATGCGGTGAGGCATTCGAAGTCGTATTCGGAGCAGGAGGCTTTGAAGCTTCATCTGGTGGATGTGGTGGCGAACGATGACGCTTCCCTGCTGGCAGCGCTGGATGGGCGGGAGATCACGCGGTTCAATGGGACGAAGGTGGTACTGCGGCTGAAAGGGGTGCCGATAGTGCCGGTGGTGCCTTCGATGCGGGAGAGGCTGCTGGGCAGCCTGACGAATCCGGATGTGGCCGTGTTTCTGCTGGTGATCGGCGGGCTGCTGATTTATCTGGAGTTCAATGTGCCGGGGACGGTGGTTCCGGGGGCTTTGGGGACGCTGCTGTTTCTGCTGGGCGTGTTTGGGTTGAACCTGCTGCCGGTGCGGCATACGGCGGTTCTGCTGCTGGTGGCTGCGTTCTGCCTGATGGCGCTGGAGTTCAAGTTTGCGAGTCATGGAGTGCTGGCGGCGGCGGGCGTGGGAGCGTTGATGTTTGGGCTGGCTACGCTGGTGGATGGGCCGATCGATGCGTTGAGGGTGCATACGGGCACGGCGATTGGGGCCGGTCTGGGGTTTGGGGCGATCTCGTTTGGGCTGGCGTGGGTGGCGATGCAGGCGAGGAAGAACAAGATTTTGACCGGGGCGCAGGCGATGGTGGGGCAGCTCGCCGTGGTGATGAATGCCAGCGGACAGGTGGAGGTTCGGGGAGAGCTTTGGGCGGCCCGGGCGGGACGAGAGCTGGTGGTAGGAGAGACGGTTCGGGTGACGGGGGTGGATGGTTTGGTGCTGGTGGTGGAGGCGAGCTAG
- a CDS encoding helix-turn-helix domain-containing protein has product MTKSMKHPQRLASVWDDHADTPEEAANLRARAELMHQIEIIVKQRGWTQTEAATHCGVTQPRLNDLLRGHVSRFSLDALVNMATALGRRVRIEVDAA; this is encoded by the coding sequence ATGACAAAGTCCATGAAGCATCCCCAACGTCTTGCCAGTGTCTGGGATGACCATGCCGACACCCCGGAAGAAGCGGCCAACCTGCGTGCGCGGGCCGAGCTGATGCATCAGATCGAGATCATCGTGAAACAGCGCGGCTGGACCCAGACCGAGGCAGCAACGCACTGCGGTGTCACCCAGCCCAGGCTGAACGACCTCCTCCGTGGACACGTCTCCCGCTTCTCGCTCGACGCCCTCGTCAACATGGCGACAGCCCTCGGCCGCAGAGTCAGGATCGAGGTCGACGCAGCCTAG